In Campylobacter vicugnae, a genomic segment contains:
- a CDS encoding NAD(P)/FAD-dependent oxidoreductase, whose amino-acid sequence MNEIQKSRRDALKIFTLGSALAATSVTIPTQAKAASDLSPNIAIIGAGLGGITMSAHLIDIMPKANVTLYDANQTMHYEPGFTLITAGVYTTKDTKYDKADLINEKVKWVKQNVQSVDPNNNSLTTNDGNIHKYDYLIISTGVYYDFQSVKGLNADIIEDPNSKITSIYTPNGATKANKFIQELIKNGGNALFAEPNTPSKCGGANKKVNMLLNDLGQKNNQKSLKTILCIGSANMLSSPLHAKMIEQIYIQRDMEYKTRHLLVEVDTINQIAKFDKLMPYTQDSIQKTAKERVEIPYDYLFVVPRMKSADFITQASLNTSKGDVAGNWVDVDQYTLQHKKYPNIFALGDCAGVPKGKTGASIRKQYPVVGANILSHLKNEPLEAKFDGYTACPLLTRYGKAVMVEFNYKGAAPTLECMGSTRESWLNWAVKVYLMKPMVMQAMIHAKA is encoded by the coding sequence ATGAACGAAATTCAAAAATCTCGCAGAGACGCTCTAAAAATATTTACCTTAGGTTCTGCCTTAGCAGCTACTTCTGTTACTATACCTACACAAGCCAAAGCTGCAAGTGATTTATCTCCAAATATAGCTATCATAGGAGCTGGACTTGGCGGTATCACAATGAGTGCTCATCTAATAGATATAATGCCAAAAGCAAATGTTACCTTATATGATGCAAATCAAACAATGCATTATGAGCCTGGATTTACGCTAATTACTGCTGGTGTTTATACTACCAAAGATACAAAATATGATAAAGCAGATCTAATAAATGAAAAAGTAAAATGGGTAAAACAAAATGTACAAAGCGTAGATCCAAATAATAATTCACTTACAACAAATGATGGCAATATCCATAAATATGATTATTTAATAATCTCTACTGGGGTATATTATGATTTTCAAAGTGTAAAAGGTTTAAATGCTGATATTATAGAAGACCCTAACTCTAAAATTACTAGTATATATACTCCAAATGGAGCAACAAAAGCAAATAAATTTATTCAAGAATTGATTAAAAATGGAGGCAATGCTCTATTTGCCGAGCCAAATACACCATCAAAATGCGGTGGAGCAAATAAAAAGGTAAATATGTTATTAAATGATTTAGGTCAAAAAAATAACCAAAAATCTTTAAAAACTATACTATGTATAGGTAGTGCAAATATGCTCTCAAGCCCATTGCACGCTAAGATGATTGAACAAATATATATACAAAGAGATATGGAGTATAAAACACGCCACCTTTTAGTAGAAGTTGATACAATAAATCAAATAGCTAAATTTGACAAACTAATGCCTTATACTCAAGACTCAATACAAAAAACAGCAAAAGAGAGAGTAGAAATACCATATGATTATCTATTTGTAGTGCCTAGAATGAAAAGTGCTGATTTTATAACTCAAGCTAGTTTAAACACAAGCAAAGGCGATGTAGCTGGCAATTGGGTTGATGTTGATCAATATACATTGCAACACAAAAAATATCCAAATATATTTGCACTAGGAGATTGCGCTGGAGTACCAAAAGGCAAAACAGGAGCAAGTATACGCAAACAATATCCAGTTGTAGGAGCAAATATATTATCTCACTTAAAAAATGAACCTTTAGAGGCTAAATTCGATGGCTATACAGCTTGCCCGCTACTTACTAGATATGGTAAGGCTGTTATGGTTGAGTTTAATTATAAAGGAGCCGCACCGACATTAGAATGTATGGGTTCTACAAGAGAAAGTTGGCTAAACTGGGCTGTTAAGGTATATTTAATGAAGCCTATGGTTATGCAAGCTATGATACATGCTAAAGCTTAA
- a CDS encoding acyl-CoA thioesterase codes for MKNMGEPRIKIVAMPSDTNPAGNIFGGWILSQIDLAGAIAARELAPIRVVTISMKEVIFKEPVFIGDIVSCYAKITQVGQTSITTVVKVVVQRLNSQGFCECVPVTTAEVTYVSVDEKGNKKLIDKDLKRLHGF; via the coding sequence ATGAAAAATATGGGCGAACCAAGGATAAAAATCGTCGCTATGCCAAGCGATACAAATCCAGCTGGCAATATATTTGGTGGATGGATTCTTTCTCAAATTGACCTTGCTGGTGCTATAGCTGCTAGAGAGTTAGCACCTATAAGAGTTGTAACAATCTCGATGAAAGAGGTAATTTTCAAAGAGCCGGTATTTATCGGTGATATTGTTAGTTGCTATGCAAAAATAACTCAAGTAGGTCAAACTTCAATAACAACAGTGGTAAAAGTAGTCGTGCAAAGATTAAATTCGCAAGGATTTTGTGAGTGTGTTCCAGTTACAACTGCTGAAGTAACTTATGTTAGCGTAGATGAAAAAGGTAATAAAAAATTAATAGATAAAGATTTAAAAAGATTACATGGATTTTAA
- a CDS encoding Crp/Fnr family transcriptional regulator — MKKDIEQFIDKFKKFNLSKEDLDTVISNVKIMEFKKGDDVIINKNSCQGFIYVLKGNLRAYAISATGKEITVFNLNSGDECLLCANCITDNLQLELNLQANKDTKILLLHSSYFSVLKDKYPSIASFVVELLSIRLASAIKVMAQALFTPITQRIIDFLKQNVTNNQIQITHEILASHLGTAREVVSRILKDMEKENLIKLERGKIIILNL, encoded by the coding sequence ATGAAAAAAGATATAGAGCAATTTATAGATAAATTTAAAAAATTTAATTTGTCTAAAGAAGATTTAGATACCGTTATTTCAAATGTTAAAATAATGGAATTTAAAAAAGGCGATGATGTAATAATCAATAAAAATAGCTGTCAAGGTTTTATATATGTATTAAAAGGGAATTTAAGAGCATATGCCATATCTGCAACAGGAAAAGAGATAACAGTATTTAATCTTAACTCTGGAGATGAATGCTTACTTTGTGCTAATTGTATAACTGATAATTTGCAACTTGAATTAAATTTACAAGCCAATAAAGATACAAAAATACTCTTATTGCACTCTAGTTACTTTTCAGTATTAAAGGATAAATATCCATCAATAGCATCTTTTGTAGTAGAGCTTTTATCCATAAGATTAGCTAGTGCTATTAAAGTTATGGCACAAGCTCTATTTACGCCAATTACACAAAGGATTATTGATTTTCTTAAACAAAATGTTACAAATAATCAAATTCAAATTACTCACGAAATACTTGCTAGCCATTTAGGTACTGCAAGAGAGGTGGTATCAAGAATTTTAAAAGATATGGAAAAAGAGAATCTAATAAAATTAGAGCGCGGGAAAATAATTATTTTAAATTTATAA
- a CDS encoding YgaP family membrane protein — protein sequence MSNLDKTIRLIIAAVIFFVFGFVCQCWWWLIGLVPLLTAVYGYCPLYSLIGKKSCKK from the coding sequence ATGAGTAACTTAGATAAAACTATAAGACTAATAATAGCAGCTGTAATATTTTTTGTATTTGGATTTGTATGCCAATGCTGGTGGTGGTTAATCGGACTTGTTCCTTTGCTTACTGCAGTATATGGATATTGCCCATTATACTCACTAATAGGCAAAAAAAGTTGTAAAAAATAG